The following are encoded in a window of Anopheles stephensi strain Indian chromosome X, UCI_ANSTEP_V1.0, whole genome shotgun sequence genomic DNA:
- the LOC118512021 gene encoding uncharacterized protein LOC118512021 isoform X2, which yields MEPKQNPQAIKPCQQATEPPPRAPHNVQQKRTKKRTEERGSKRNEKALSTLPTKCKTPRAVTAQPIASSKAGAVPPARPPRRTPNLAMRQMVL from the coding sequence ATGGAACCAAAGCAAAACCCGCAAGCAATCAAGCCATGTCAGCAAGCAACTGAACCACCACCCCGGGCCCCGCACAATGTACAGCAAAAACGTACGAAGAAGCGAACCGAGGAACGCGGCAgcaaaaggaacgaaaaagcCCTCTCAACCCTACCAACCAAATGCAAGACCCCGAGAGCCGTAACCGCACAACCAATAGCAAGCAGCAAAGCAGGAGCAGTACCACCAGCACGGCCACCACGCCGTACCCCGAATCTTGCC